A single window of Candidatus Flexicrinis affinis DNA harbors:
- a CDS encoding ABC transporter permease: MKTGDVIKMDSPRPSSLWRDAYRRLIRHRLAVFGAIILAIVMVTAIFGPAIAPYSPETMDFSARFAPPSTKHFLGTDDFGRDTFSRIIYGARVSVVVGIIAVGIAATIGSFLGLIAGYSSRLADEIIMRSMDILYSFPAILLAIAILAALGRGVGNAMVAIGIVYIPIFARITRGAVLGVRNEDFILAAEALGASRSRILFSHILPNVLSPIIVETTLSLAFAILAEAALSFFGLGSQPPEASWGRMLSEGRSFFRQSAWMGIFPGLAIMLTVMGFNFLGDGLRDALDPRLRR, encoded by the coding sequence ATGAAGACCGGCGACGTCATCAAGATGGACAGCCCGCGTCCGTCCAGCCTGTGGCGCGACGCCTATCGCCGGCTGATCCGCCATCGGCTTGCCGTGTTCGGCGCCATCATCTTGGCGATTGTCATGGTCACGGCGATTTTCGGGCCGGCCATCGCGCCTTACTCACCTGAGACGATGGACTTCAGCGCACGCTTTGCGCCGCCCTCGACCAAGCACTTCCTTGGCACGGACGACTTCGGTCGCGATACGTTCAGCCGCATTATCTACGGTGCCCGCGTATCGGTCGTTGTCGGCATCATCGCTGTCGGAATTGCCGCTACGATTGGGTCGTTCCTCGGCCTGATCGCCGGGTACAGCAGCCGTTTGGCCGACGAGATCATCATGCGGTCGATGGATATTCTGTACTCGTTCCCCGCGATTCTGCTCGCTATCGCAATTCTCGCGGCGCTGGGGCGCGGCGTGGGAAACGCGATGGTCGCGATCGGCATCGTCTATATCCCGATCTTCGCGCGCATTACGCGCGGCGCAGTACTCGGCGTGCGCAACGAAGACTTCATCCTCGCCGCCGAAGCGTTGGGCGCAAGCCGGTCGCGCATCCTGTTTTCGCATATCCTGCCCAACGTGCTGTCGCCGATCATAGTCGAGACGACGCTCAGCCTCGCCTTCGCCATTCTTGCCGAAGCGGCACTGAGCTTCTTTGGGCTGGGGTCGCAGCCACCCGAAGCGAGCTGGGGCCGCATGTTGTCAGAAGGCCGCAGTTTCTTCCGTCAGTCGGCGTGGATGGGCATCTTTCCGGGCCTTGCTATCATGTTGACCGTGATGGGCTTCAACTTCCTCGGAGATGGCCTGCGCGATGCGCTCGATCCCCGGCTGCGGCGCTAG
- a CDS encoding ABC transporter permease, which translates to MNFAYILQRLVLALIVILGVTFVVFMIVQIVPGDPARVVLGPYATDESVQAIRERLGLNRPFMERYLSWLFNVMRGDMGTSLITSQAVGPQLIQRLGPTLELGGASLLLGLAIAFPVGVISAIKPGSRVDVIASFISQIGVSVPSFWMGILLVLLFSLTLGWLPPNGYTPMSRDFGDWLAHLILPAVTNGIVSASILTRFIRSAMLDVMNANFIQTARAKGLRERVVINRHALPNALVNIVTIIGLQITVLFSGVVIVEVVFGWPGLGRLALDAVLDRDYPLLQGVVLLVAALVAAVNLAVDLLYFLIDPRIEYA; encoded by the coding sequence ATGAACTTCGCTTATATCCTTCAACGGTTAGTCTTGGCGCTGATCGTCATCTTGGGCGTGACGTTCGTCGTCTTTATGATCGTGCAGATCGTCCCCGGCGACCCGGCGCGCGTCGTGCTTGGCCCATATGCCACCGACGAGAGTGTGCAGGCCATCCGCGAACGACTTGGCTTGAACCGTCCGTTCATGGAACGCTACTTGAGCTGGCTGTTCAATGTCATGCGAGGCGATATGGGCACAAGCCTGATCACGTCGCAGGCCGTCGGGCCACAGCTCATCCAGCGCCTCGGGCCGACGCTTGAGCTGGGCGGCGCGTCGCTGCTGCTGGGTCTGGCGATCGCGTTCCCGGTCGGCGTTATTTCGGCAATCAAGCCCGGAAGCCGGGTTGATGTCATTGCGTCGTTCATCAGCCAAATCGGCGTGTCGGTACCGTCGTTCTGGATGGGAATCCTGCTGGTGCTGCTGTTCTCGCTGACGCTGGGATGGCTGCCACCCAATGGGTACACACCCATGAGCAGAGACTTCGGCGATTGGCTCGCTCATCTCATCCTGCCCGCCGTCACCAACGGCATCGTGAGCGCCTCGATCCTCACGCGCTTTATTCGAAGTGCGATGCTGGATGTCATGAACGCCAACTTCATCCAAACCGCACGCGCCAAAGGCTTGCGCGAGCGCGTTGTCATCAACCGCCACGCGCTGCCCAATGCGCTGGTCAACATCGTCACCATCATCGGCCTGCAAATTACGGTGCTGTTCAGCGGTGTGGTGATTGTCGAGGTCGTGTTTGGCTGGCCGGGGTTGGGCCGTCTCGCGCTGGATGCCGTACTTGACCGCGACTACCCGCTGTTGCAAGGCGTCGTGCTGCTGGTGGCGGCGCTCGTCGCGGCGGTCAACTTGGCGGTCGACCTGCTGTATTTCTTGATCGACCCGCGCATCGAGTATGCGTAA
- a CDS encoding DUF5054 domain-containing protein: MRTDIDLVHVIFKTHLDVGFTDYARAVVDRYMTAFIPDAITLAETMRERHPDEPFRWTVGAWLIYEYLERASSDQRRRMENAVRDNHVAWHAAPFTTHTELMDERLFRRGLSLSHELDARFGKRTIAAKMTDVPGHTRAMIPLLAEAGVRMFHVGVNPAATVPAVPPVFKWRDETSSTEVLMMYQQVYGDVMVLPGTTEAVAIVFTGDNLGPPTPDSVRETYADLRRQFPNAVFVGSTLDAVAESILRAAPDLPVISDEIGDTWIHGIGTDPTKVSQYRALLRLRDRWIADGTASDAQLGAFDRALLMIPEHTWGMDLKTFLPDYENYATPVLPEKRGDPMFRYFEASWAEQRAYVADALDTLDGTPLKAAAEAELEAIKPRRPDPSGYRPVSISRFETEQWSIGVDPSTGALDHLVLKAARHTLADTGHPIGLVTYETFSSADYDRFWHQYIRDREHGHVRVWAHPDNTKPGLNVEAHGRWHPHAERILTREDAGTTRVLVEASFAEQSRQIGAPSALTVEYAFKPDGTVAIDVQWFDKPACRLPEAFWLTVIPVDAGEGAWAVHKLGGEIDPTRVVSGGARSLHGFDTTVTHRGPRVTTRIDSLDAVLVAPERPALLDFHNRLPDMAGGVHFNLYNNVWGTNFPMWFEDDARFRFVLRAASNTPGG; encoded by the coding sequence ATGCGTACCGACATCGACCTCGTGCACGTCATCTTCAAGACGCATCTTGACGTCGGGTTTACCGACTATGCGCGCGCCGTGGTCGACCGGTACATGACCGCGTTCATCCCCGACGCGATAACGTTGGCGGAAACCATGCGCGAGCGTCACCCGGACGAGCCATTTCGCTGGACCGTCGGCGCTTGGCTGATCTATGAATATCTCGAGCGCGCTTCGAGCGATCAGCGGCGGCGCATGGAAAACGCGGTGCGCGATAACCACGTCGCGTGGCATGCCGCGCCGTTCACAACCCATACCGAGCTGATGGACGAACGACTCTTCCGCCGCGGGCTGAGCCTGTCGCACGAACTCGATGCCCGCTTCGGCAAGCGTACAATCGCCGCCAAGATGACCGACGTGCCGGGCCACACCCGCGCCATGATTCCGCTGCTGGCCGAGGCCGGCGTCCGGATGTTCCACGTGGGCGTTAATCCGGCGGCGACGGTTCCTGCCGTGCCGCCTGTGTTCAAGTGGCGCGACGAGACATCGTCGACAGAGGTGCTGATGATGTATCAGCAGGTCTACGGCGATGTCATGGTCCTGCCCGGAACGACGGAAGCGGTCGCCATCGTGTTCACCGGCGACAACCTCGGGCCGCCCACGCCCGACAGTGTGCGCGAAACGTACGCCGATCTGCGCCGTCAATTTCCGAATGCGGTGTTCGTCGGCTCGACGCTGGACGCGGTTGCGGAGAGCATCCTGCGTGCCGCCCCCGATCTGCCAGTGATCAGCGACGAAATCGGCGACACGTGGATCCACGGCATCGGCACCGACCCGACCAAGGTCAGCCAGTATCGGGCGCTGCTGCGTCTGCGCGACCGGTGGATTGCGGACGGCACGGCAAGCGATGCGCAGCTCGGCGCGTTCGACCGAGCGCTTCTGATGATCCCCGAGCATACATGGGGTATGGACCTCAAGACGTTCCTGCCCGACTACGAGAACTACGCGACGCCGGTGCTGCCCGAGAAGCGCGGCGATCCGATGTTCCGCTATTTCGAGGCGTCATGGGCAGAGCAGCGCGCGTACGTTGCTGACGCCCTCGATACACTCGATGGCACGCCGCTTAAAGCCGCTGCCGAGGCCGAGCTTGAGGCGATCAAGCCGCGCCGACCCGACCCGTCCGGCTATCGCCCGGTGTCGATCAGCCGGTTCGAAACCGAGCAGTGGAGCATCGGCGTTGACCCATCAACGGGCGCGCTCGACCATCTCGTCCTGAAAGCGGCGCGGCACACGCTGGCCGACACCGGCCATCCGATCGGCCTCGTGACGTACGAGACCTTTTCCAGCGCCGACTACGACCGGTTCTGGCATCAGTACATCCGTGACCGTGAACACGGGCACGTGCGTGTGTGGGCGCACCCGGACAACACCAAACCCGGCTTGAACGTCGAGGCGCACGGGCGATGGCATCCACATGCCGAGCGAATCCTGACCCGCGAGGACGCCGGCACGACACGCGTCCTTGTCGAGGCGTCATTTGCCGAACAAAGCCGGCAGATCGGCGCACCGTCAGCGCTTACGGTCGAATACGCGTTCAAGCCCGACGGAACCGTCGCGATCGACGTGCAGTGGTTCGACAAGCCGGCATGCCGCCTGCCGGAAGCGTTCTGGTTGACTGTGATCCCGGTCGACGCCGGTGAAGGCGCATGGGCGGTTCACAAGTTGGGCGGTGAGATCGACCCGACACGCGTCGTCAGCGGCGGCGCCCGGTCCCTCCACGGCTTCGATACGACCGTCACGCACCGCGGCCCGCGCGTCACGACGCGTATCGACTCGCTGGACGCGGTGCTGGTCGCTCCGGAGCGTCCAGCGCTGCTCGACTTTCACAACCGCCTGCCCGATATGGCCGGCGGCGTGCACTTCAACCTCTATAACAACGTGTGGGGCACCAACTTCCCGATGTGGTTCGAAGACGACGCGCGCTTCCGGTTCGTGCTGCGCGCCGCATCGAATACCCCGGGCGGGTAG
- a CDS encoding ABC transporter substrate-binding protein has protein sequence MKRLSTILIIALVAMVALQAIAQDAAPQAGGTLRAAWDAEWTGLDPHIVSTVSSARILDNVVEPLTAYDDSMRLGPMLAESWVQSEDGLTWTFTLRQDVTFSNGRAMTAEDVKWSMDRIIDPATGSGRVAQVGGADAVWTVIDDYTVSVTTSTPNAILPNLLAASTQAVVAHESVGENGQIVVPIGTGPFIIGDVQGTTNMTLVKNPNYWQEGLPHLDEVNITVISEDAPREAALVGGEVDWLLFLAPQSVESLEASADITVDSVPGLNYFYIGINTLREPLDDVLVRQAIAYAIDRQQLCDAGWFGLCTPVQGPTGPSSPWYFDYAPYTQDLDMARSLLEQAGYPDGFEMELLPTSSYPDSVRQAQVLQQQLAAVGITTTINAPEWAEWLELEGSGNYDGYICSWNGLTDANDYYYLQHRTGEVFNFTGYSNPDFDALVDEGRSLSDFDERYAVYEQANKILVDEAPYIYFYNNSITRAYKSYVQGYVTRPDGANFWLNTWLDQ, from the coding sequence ATGAAACGCCTTAGCACTATCCTGATTATCGCTCTTGTGGCGATGGTCGCCCTACAGGCGATTGCCCAAGATGCCGCCCCGCAAGCAGGGGGTACGCTGCGCGCAGCATGGGACGCTGAGTGGACAGGATTGGATCCACACATCGTTAGCACGGTTTCCAGTGCGCGCATCCTCGACAACGTGGTCGAGCCCCTCACCGCCTATGATGACAGTATGCGCCTTGGCCCGATGTTGGCCGAATCTTGGGTACAGTCTGAAGACGGCCTGACGTGGACGTTTACGCTGCGCCAAGATGTCACGTTCAGCAATGGTCGCGCCATGACCGCCGAAGACGTCAAGTGGTCGATGGATCGCATCATCGATCCGGCGACTGGCTCCGGCCGTGTCGCACAGGTTGGTGGCGCCGACGCCGTGTGGACGGTCATTGACGACTACACCGTATCGGTCACAACCTCGACACCGAACGCGATTCTTCCGAACTTGTTGGCGGCGTCCACGCAAGCTGTCGTCGCGCATGAAAGCGTCGGCGAAAACGGCCAGATCGTGGTCCCGATTGGAACCGGTCCGTTCATCATCGGCGACGTGCAAGGCACCACCAACATGACGCTGGTCAAGAATCCCAATTACTGGCAAGAAGGCCTGCCGCATCTCGACGAGGTGAACATCACGGTCATCTCCGAGGACGCCCCGCGTGAAGCCGCATTGGTCGGCGGCGAAGTCGATTGGCTGCTGTTCCTCGCCCCGCAGAGTGTCGAATCGCTCGAGGCCAGCGCGGATATCACCGTCGATTCGGTGCCCGGCCTGAACTACTTCTACATCGGCATCAACACCCTGCGTGAACCGCTTGACGACGTGCTCGTCCGTCAGGCCATCGCGTATGCCATCGACCGGCAGCAGTTGTGCGACGCCGGCTGGTTCGGTTTGTGCACGCCGGTCCAAGGCCCGACAGGTCCGAGCAGCCCGTGGTACTTCGATTACGCACCCTATACGCAAGATCTCGATATGGCCCGCAGCCTGCTCGAGCAAGCCGGCTATCCCGACGGCTTCGAGATGGAACTGCTGCCCACGTCAAGCTACCCGGACAGCGTTCGTCAGGCTCAGGTGCTGCAGCAGCAGCTCGCCGCGGTCGGAATTACCACGACCATCAACGCGCCGGAGTGGGCAGAGTGGCTTGAGCTGGAAGGCAGCGGCAACTATGACGGCTACATCTGCAGTTGGAACGGCCTGACCGACGCGAACGACTACTACTACCTGCAGCATCGCACGGGCGAGGTGTTCAACTTCACCGGCTACAGCAACCCGGATTTCGACGCGTTAGTGGACGAGGGCCGTTCCCTGAGCGACTTCGACGAGCGCTACGCCGTCTACGAGCAGGCGAACAAGATCCTCGTCGATGAAGCGCCGTACATCTACTTCTACAACAACTCCATCACGCGTGCCTACAAGTCCTACGTCCAGGGATACGTCACGCGGCCCGATGGAGCCAATTTCTGGCTAAACACGTGGCTGGATCAATAG